Below is a genomic region from Eubacterium sp. 1001713B170207_170306_E7.
GTATCTATTCCCAGAATATCGGCTTTGTAATTAATCTCATTGATTAACTCCAGATTGCTGTTCTCTATATTTGAGCCAAAAAGCCCGACAGTCTCAAACTCCGGCCCCTTTACCTCGCGTCCGTCCACCCTCACGCGCCGCTCGCAGCGTATCGGACAGCTCACACAGCCGCTGTTGCGGGTCAGGTATTTATCCGCGAGCGTTTCTCCGCAGATGTCCTCCGCAGGCTCAAACTGGCCCCTTTTAAAATTGTGTGTCGGCAGCGCATGTGAAGCGTTGGCATTGTTCACCAGACCGGCAGTGCCATAGTGGGGCAGGCTGTCACCGGTCATGGGATGATTCTGAATAAATTTCACCCACTTTTTCACATAAGCGTCAAAGGCCGGTTTATTGTAAAGCTCTGGCCGTTTGGTCCCATAAGCCACAATGCCTTTCAAATTCTTGACACCCATTACCGCGCCGCAGCCGCAGCGGCCGGCCACCCGCTCACCCGAAACCGCACAGGCATAACGAACCTTATTCTCCCCGGCGGGCCCGATAAATACCTTTCCGTAGACCTTCGGGAAGCGTTCCTGGACAGCCTCGGTGTCCAATCCCCACAGGTCTTTTGCGTCATGAATGGTCACTTCGCCGTCCAAAATTTCCAGATACACGGGTTTTTTTGCCCCGCCAGCCAGAATCAGCCCGTCCACTCCCGCACGCCGCAGCATCATTCCAAAGGTTCCGCCGCAGTTGGAGGATGCGATTCCCCCGGTCATCACATTTTTAAAGGTCATATTAAACCGGCTGGAGGACGGCGCGCCAGTATCTGTCATAATCCCCGTGTTAATAATCAGGATATTATCGGTTGATAAAGGCTCCACCCCCTTTGGCAGCAAATCGTAAAGCAGCTTGGCTGCCAGCGTCTTGCCGCCGAGGTATGCTGCCACAACCCCTTCTTTGATCGGCAACGGGCGTATCTTCCCGGTTGTCAGGTTAATGTGCAAATAATTCAGGGGTTTCATTGAATCACCTCCATATGAATGGCTGAGAGCGGACACAGGCTCTCGC
It encodes:
- a CDS encoding aldehyde ferredoxin oxidoreductase family protein produces the protein MKPLNYLHINLTTGKIRPLPIKEGVVAAYLGGKTLAAKLLYDLLPKGVEPLSTDNILIINTGIMTDTGAPSSSRFNMTFKNVMTGGIASSNCGGTFGMMLRRAGVDGLILAGGAKKPVYLEILDGEVTIHDAKDLWGLDTEAVQERFPKVYGKVFIGPAGENKVRYACAVSGERVAGRCGCGAVMGVKNLKGIVAYGTKRPELYNKPAFDAYVKKWVKFIQNHPMTGDSLPHYGTAGLVNNANASHALPTHNFKRGQFEPAEDICGETLADKYLTRNSGCVSCPIRCERRVRVDGREVKGPEFETVGLFGSNIENSNLELINEINYKADILGIDTISLAGTLAFAMELQEKGMADFGLRFGETGNLMAIIEKIAYRQGVGGELAEGSARLAEKYGGKAFAINAKGMELASYEPRRSVGMGLGYATSNRGGCHLNGGYLALMESVGVMSVGAQGTKGKPELTAFMQNGMEAGSAAGFCLFTMQTMIPSILYHMGPVSPVTHTAGKAMIMARGVLGNMWPLMPGLLPVKTMYLMPHCKAIELATGIRMTTGEFLQAGERGFTIERLFNLREGLTAEDDSLPGRLTDELQEPEDASTRVDLETMLPVYYKVRGWDEHGVPKASTLRRLGLESL